One window from the genome of Novipirellula caenicola encodes:
- a CDS encoding PQQ-binding-like beta-propeller repeat protein yields the protein MPSLFQTPSLFRKRESWLASSMLALLIVAIAAISVPQSAQAENADWPYWRGPHYDGSAKATNLAEDWDPDGGDGSNVLWKREDIGGPCTPIVMNQRLYTIQRALPGTERESEKVVCLDAKTGETLWENQYNVWLSDVPAERIGWSSVVGDQETGNVYVLGACDIFLCINGETGETVWQIPLHEQFGMLSTYGGRTNFPIIHEDLVIISGIIINWGEFAKPNHRLLGLDKRTGEIVWFSGTRDLPYDTTYSAPSLVTIEGQRQLILGAGDGAIWGFQPRTGKPLWNKQISRRGIYATPLVVGDKVFAAHSEENVSGSSMGAIVAMKVSGTGDETKVEELWRREEVVAGYSEPVFVDGRVYLVDDRCKMWIFDAETGETVVERKAFVGSRQRSALLYADDKIYVLTENGRWAVVKPTEDGFEVLSKGRVDDADFAGSPIVADGRLYFPSSKTLYCVATENGSQESVDMASTMGDETPVSENPDLAQILVVPAESIVQPGETVQLSTRFFNRLGQPLDVDADVTFEVQGAGKQGAGKIEGSTFTADADASHTGVVITASAGDATGTARIRIVPPLPWKFTFDGLKDPPVSWVGARYRHVIRDVDGSPALVKISTIPKGARSRAWMGPSDLSEYTIAADVRGARDNDKLPDIGLTAHGYVLDLMGQSQQLQIRTWSAQLRMAETIDFPWKEDTWYRMKFRAEIESEPPASVTVLKGKVWPRDEPEPKEWTITARDESPNLNASPGLYGNAKDAEIYIDNVEVTANE from the coding sequence ATGCCATCTCTGTTTCAAACGCCGTCGCTTTTCCGAAAGCGCGAGAGCTGGTTAGCCAGTTCGATGCTAGCCCTGCTGATCGTTGCCATTGCCGCGATCAGTGTTCCGCAGTCGGCCCAGGCGGAAAACGCCGATTGGCCTTATTGGCGAGGACCTCACTACGACGGTTCCGCCAAAGCAACCAATTTGGCCGAAGACTGGGATCCCGATGGGGGCGACGGCAGCAATGTGCTGTGGAAACGCGAAGACATCGGCGGCCCCTGCACGCCAATCGTGATGAACCAGCGGCTCTACACGATCCAGCGAGCGTTGCCAGGAACCGAGCGTGAATCCGAAAAAGTGGTCTGCTTGGATGCCAAAACCGGCGAGACGCTTTGGGAAAACCAATACAACGTTTGGCTTTCCGATGTTCCTGCCGAGCGAATCGGATGGAGCAGCGTCGTCGGCGACCAGGAAACCGGCAACGTCTATGTGCTAGGCGCTTGCGATATTTTCCTGTGCATCAACGGCGAAACCGGTGAAACGGTATGGCAGATTCCGCTGCACGAACAATTCGGAATGCTCAGCACCTACGGCGGGCGAACCAATTTCCCGATCATCCACGAAGATTTGGTGATTATCAGCGGGATCATCATCAATTGGGGCGAATTTGCCAAACCAAACCATCGATTGCTGGGATTGGACAAACGAACCGGCGAAATCGTCTGGTTCAGCGGCACCCGCGACTTGCCGTACGACACCACCTACTCGGCTCCGAGTTTGGTCACGATCGAAGGCCAACGCCAACTGATTCTGGGGGCAGGCGACGGTGCGATTTGGGGCTTCCAACCCCGCACAGGCAAACCGCTGTGGAACAAACAGATTTCCCGCCGCGGAATTTACGCCACGCCGCTGGTGGTGGGCGACAAAGTTTTCGCCGCCCATAGCGAAGAAAACGTCTCGGGTAGCTCGATGGGGGCCATCGTCGCCATGAAAGTCTCGGGCACCGGGGATGAAACCAAGGTCGAAGAACTGTGGCGTCGCGAAGAAGTCGTCGCCGGTTACAGCGAACCCGTGTTTGTCGATGGCCGCGTCTACCTAGTCGACGACCGCTGTAAAATGTGGATCTTTGATGCGGAAACCGGCGAAACGGTCGTCGAACGTAAAGCCTTTGTAGGCAGCCGCCAACGCAGTGCCCTGCTGTACGCCGACGACAAAATCTATGTCTTGACCGAAAACGGCCGCTGGGCGGTCGTCAAACCGACCGAAGACGGATTCGAGGTGCTGAGCAAGGGACGTGTCGATGACGCAGACTTCGCAGGATCGCCAATCGTGGCCGATGGACGATTGTATTTCCCCAGCTCCAAGACGCTGTACTGTGTCGCCACCGAAAATGGCAGCCAAGAGAGCGTCGACATGGCCAGCACGATGGGTGATGAGACGCCGGTTTCCGAGAATCCCGATCTCGCTCAAATCTTGGTCGTTCCTGCCGAATCGATTGTCCAGCCGGGTGAAACGGTCCAATTGAGCACTCGTTTCTTCAATCGGCTCGGTCAACCGTTGGACGTGGATGCCGACGTGACCTTCGAAGTCCAAGGGGCAGGCAAACAGGGGGCGGGCAAAATCGAAGGTTCGACCTTTACCGCTGACGCTGACGCCTCGCACACTGGCGTCGTGATTACCGCCAGTGCTGGCGATGCGACGGGAACCGCCCGTATTCGCATCGTTCCCCCATTGCCATGGAAATTCACGTTCGATGGTTTGAAAGACCCACCGGTGTCGTGGGTCGGGGCCCGTTATCGTCACGTGATTCGTGACGTCGATGGATCGCCAGCGCTCGTAAAAATCTCGACCATTCCCAAGGGAGCACGTAGCCGAGCGTGGATGGGGCCGAGCGATCTGTCGGAATACACGATCGCGGCGGACGTTCGCGGGGCTCGCGACAACGACAAGCTGCCTGACATCGGATTGACCGCTCACGGCTATGTACTGGACTTGATGGGCCAGAGCCAACAGCTTCAAATCCGAACCTGGTCGGCTCAGCTTCGCATGGCGGAAACGATCGACTTTCCATGGAAAGAAGACACCTGGTACCGCATGAAATTCCGTGCGGAAATCGAAAGCGAACCACCGGCATCGGTCACCGTGTTGAAGGGCAAGGTTTGGCCTCGTGACGAACCCGAGCCCAAAGAATGGACCATCACGGCCCGTGACGAGTCCCCCAATCTGAATGCGAGCCCAGGTCTTTACGGGAACGCCAAGGACGCTGAAATTTACATCGACAACGTCGAAGTCACAGCGAACGAATAG
- a CDS encoding cupin domain-containing protein: MNRAKTAPQLVDLTALPAVPCPCGTARRAFADRPEFPGTVHLTQITQSARTHYHNEHVEVYIVLECESDAAIELDGVLHPVRPLTAILIPTGVRHRAVGEMKTVIISTPNFDASDEHFDPQ, encoded by the coding sequence GTGAACCGAGCGAAAACGGCCCCACAACTCGTTGATTTGACAGCATTGCCTGCGGTGCCGTGCCCGTGTGGCACCGCGCGTCGCGCATTCGCCGATCGCCCCGAGTTTCCCGGCACAGTCCATTTAACGCAGATCACCCAATCCGCTCGCACGCACTACCATAATGAACATGTTGAGGTTTACATCGTACTGGAATGCGAAAGCGATGCAGCGATCGAACTCGATGGAGTCCTCCACCCGGTTCGCCCTTTAACTGCTATCCTGATCCCGACGGGCGTACGTCATCGGGCGGTTGGCGAGATGAAAACGGTCATTATCAGTACTCCTAACTTTGACGCGAGCGACGAACACTTTGACCCGCAGTGA
- the lpxB gene encoding lipid-A-disaccharide synthase has translation MSKRIFFSVGEPSGDQHAARLITHLKQSYPEIETTGFGGEAMQAAGCEIELDLTKHAVVGILEVLPKLREFFGFADQAEAIFRSGEIDAVVLVDFPGFNWHIAKRAKRYGIPVYYYCPPQLWAWGGWRVRKMRRLVDHVLTVLPIEQTYFTQHNIPATYVGHPFFDAVALAELDEQLLSRFAKQSESGDQLVAVLPGSRTHEVHRTWPVMLESIRQLAKSEPSAKFLVAAYRDRHCLWCRNQLTAADADLPIEFYVDRTSEVIEAARCAMMVSGSVSLELMARRTPAAVTYRIGRFLYAFAKMVVKLDSITLPNLMSPRKVFPEFISVGSTQPAVDFLTQSVGAMLHDEFYYRQTLKTIDELCQQHAGGGATAKATTWIGENVLGHRDEAIRRAA, from the coding sequence ATGTCCAAACGCATCTTCTTTTCTGTTGGTGAACCCAGTGGCGATCAACATGCCGCTCGGTTGATCACGCATTTGAAGCAATCGTATCCCGAAATCGAAACGACCGGTTTCGGTGGCGAAGCGATGCAGGCCGCCGGTTGCGAGATCGAATTGGATCTGACCAAACACGCCGTGGTGGGAATCCTCGAAGTCCTGCCAAAACTTCGCGAGTTTTTTGGCTTCGCCGATCAAGCCGAGGCGATTTTCAGATCAGGCGAAATTGATGCGGTCGTGTTGGTCGATTTTCCTGGGTTCAATTGGCACATCGCCAAACGCGCCAAACGCTACGGCATTCCAGTCTACTATTACTGCCCGCCCCAATTGTGGGCTTGGGGCGGTTGGCGAGTACGCAAGATGCGTCGGTTAGTCGATCATGTATTGACCGTCCTGCCGATCGAACAGACCTACTTTACCCAACACAACATCCCTGCCACCTACGTCGGGCACCCGTTCTTTGACGCGGTCGCATTGGCGGAACTCGACGAACAATTGCTATCGCGATTTGCCAAGCAGAGCGAGTCGGGCGATCAACTGGTCGCCGTTCTGCCTGGTTCACGGACTCATGAAGTTCATCGCACATGGCCCGTGATGCTCGAGTCGATTCGTCAATTGGCCAAGTCCGAGCCGTCCGCAAAATTTCTGGTCGCAGCCTATCGCGATCGTCACTGTTTATGGTGCCGCAATCAATTGACCGCTGCGGACGCCGATCTGCCGATCGAATTTTATGTCGATCGCACCAGCGAAGTGATCGAAGCGGCACGGTGTGCGATGATGGTTAGCGGTTCGGTCAGTTTAGAGTTGATGGCGCGGCGAACTCCCGCCGCGGTCACCTACCGGATCGGCCGGTTTCTGTACGCATTTGCCAAAATGGTGGTCAAGCTGGACTCGATCACGCTGCCGAACTTGATGAGTCCTCGCAAAGTGTTCCCCGAGTTCATCTCGGTCGGATCCACTCAGCCGGCGGTTGATTTTCTGACGCAATCGGTTGGCGCGATGCTGCACGACGAATTCTATTATCGTCAAACACTCAAAACGATTGACGAACTGTGTCAACAGCACGCTGGCGGCGGTGCCACCGCAAAAGCAACCACTTGGATCGGAGAGAACGTGCTAGGCCACCGCGACGAAGCCATTCGCCGCGCCGCCTAA
- a CDS encoding esterase-like activity of phytase family protein: protein MTCKTGLIRSFLSIGIATLGLGGAAVPAATPEIELIGKVAIDGDQHDLSHDDTPLEDGSPSNQFGGLSGIEYTGIGNRFLLLADRGAGDGEVNYQCRYHEAEITVDPASKSIGFALKTTRMLSTPTGEPLVGSIEAHEKCLNSPTPHPVWTAFDPESVRLLPDKSLLISDEYGPHIVVVDESGRISNEFTVPDKFRLRAVEDGVYTKGVYSNRGLEGIAVTPSGSRMIALPQSPLIQDAVIENGYCIGLNCRCVVFDGNHNCISEIVYQLDNLASGTSEILAVDEDRFLVLERDSKAGREAKTKAIFLIDTTEATDVTRIESLPKTDLPSSVTPAHKSLFIDLLDPKFGLGGEHAHEKPEGLCWGPRLPDGRRTLWVCCDNDFEKSIQTEIYCFAIDGLDR, encoded by the coding sequence ATGACCTGTAAAACGGGCCTGATTCGATCATTTTTGAGCATTGGAATTGCAACGTTGGGTTTGGGCGGTGCAGCGGTCCCCGCGGCAACGCCTGAGATTGAACTGATTGGAAAAGTCGCGATCGATGGCGATCAACACGACCTCAGCCACGATGACACCCCGCTTGAAGACGGCTCGCCGTCAAACCAATTCGGTGGTCTGTCGGGGATCGAATACACCGGCATCGGCAACCGATTCTTGCTGCTGGCCGATCGCGGGGCGGGCGATGGCGAGGTGAACTATCAGTGCCGTTACCATGAAGCCGAAATCACCGTCGACCCAGCATCAAAATCCATCGGCTTCGCGCTGAAAACGACGCGAATGCTCAGCACACCGACCGGCGAACCGCTTGTCGGTTCGATCGAGGCCCATGAAAAGTGCTTGAATTCTCCAACCCCACATCCCGTTTGGACCGCGTTTGATCCTGAGAGCGTACGACTGTTGCCCGACAAGTCGCTGTTGATCAGCGACGAGTATGGGCCTCATATCGTTGTCGTTGACGAGTCGGGACGGATCTCGAATGAATTCACGGTGCCCGACAAGTTCCGTTTGCGAGCGGTGGAAGACGGCGTCTATACAAAGGGCGTGTACAGCAACCGCGGTTTGGAAGGAATCGCCGTCACCCCGAGCGGCAGTCGCATGATCGCCCTTCCGCAAAGCCCGCTGATCCAAGACGCGGTGATCGAAAACGGATATTGCATTGGACTGAATTGCCGCTGCGTGGTCTTTGACGGCAATCACAACTGCATAAGCGAAATCGTCTACCAATTAGACAACCTTGCCAGCGGAACGAGCGAGATCTTGGCGGTCGACGAAGATCGCTTTCTCGTGCTTGAACGTGACAGCAAGGCCGGGCGTGAAGCCAAGACGAAAGCGATCTTCTTGATCGACACCACCGAGGCCACCGACGTGACGCGAATTGAATCGCTGCCTAAAACGGACCTGCCGTCGTCGGTGACCCCGGCACACAAGAGCCTCTTTATCGATTTGCTCGACCCCAAATTTGGATTGGGGGGCGAACACGCTCACGAGAAACCCGAAGGCCTGTGCTGGGGACCTCGCTTGCCCGATGGTCGCCGCACGCTATGGGTGTGCTGTGACAACGATTTTGAGAAGTCGATCCAAACCGAAATCTACTGCTTCGCCATCGACGGCTTGGACCGCTAA
- a CDS encoding DsrE family protein — protein MHVRWMQYRVEQTKPIRMRDPLFAEIFRHTDQIKMVRVDTDKGVRVTETSDDPYIVKLIKAHAQAVSGFVAKGFPQAMKNHPVPEETAADPPKYSHPAIAKYGKVVSLPDATQQPRDGSCIVVDVTQGGEPDKLNSALDKVARFVNIYRGAGKKPAQVDIAVVLHGDATLTILNDDAYAARFQTKGNPNLDCLQALHEADVQIFVCGQSLIGSKAKPDQVVVFADVAVSALTSLVNLQTEGYAYVPLGK, from the coding sequence GTGCACGTGCGCTGGATGCAGTACCGGGTCGAACAGACCAAGCCGATTCGCATGCGCGACCCGTTGTTCGCGGAAATCTTTCGCCATACCGATCAGATCAAAATGGTCCGCGTCGACACGGACAAGGGCGTTCGCGTCACCGAAACATCGGATGACCCGTATATCGTAAAATTAATCAAAGCTCACGCCCAAGCTGTTTCTGGTTTTGTTGCCAAAGGGTTCCCGCAAGCCATGAAGAATCATCCCGTGCCAGAAGAGACAGCGGCGGATCCGCCCAAGTATTCGCACCCGGCGATCGCCAAGTATGGCAAAGTCGTCTCGCTGCCGGACGCTACGCAGCAACCTCGCGACGGCAGCTGCATCGTTGTCGATGTCACCCAAGGCGGCGAGCCGGACAAACTGAACTCTGCGTTGGATAAGGTCGCTCGCTTTGTCAACATCTACCGAGGTGCTGGCAAGAAGCCGGCCCAGGTCGACATCGCCGTTGTCCTTCACGGCGATGCGACGTTGACCATTTTGAACGATGACGCCTATGCCGCTCGGTTTCAAACCAAAGGCAATCCCAATCTTGATTGTTTACAGGCACTGCACGAAGCCGACGTTCAGATCTTTGTTTGCGGCCAGTCGCTGATTGGTAGCAAGGCCAAGCCGGACCAGGTCGTGGTGTTCGCCGACGTCGCCGTGTCGGCACTGACGTCTTTGGTCAATCTGCAAACCGAAGGCTACGCCTACGTGCCGCTGGGCAAGTAG
- the proB gene encoding glutamate 5-kinase codes for MNQAENEYLAHRKSAIQRARSVVVKVGTRVLTTPNGKLDRDRIEKLSAQLCRIADTGRQTVMVSSGAVGAGVGKLGLTTRPKVVSQLQAVAAIGQTDLIQAYESSIAARGRHAAQVLLTASDLRRRSAYLHVRNALSRIHEYGAIAIVNENDSVAVRELTTTFGDNDRLAARVAGLLTDTLLIILSDIDGLYDGPPNDPNSKRIELVPRIDDSILSLAKDKLSNVSKGGMTSKLEAAKIAASHGHTAIIAPGHDDAVLDKIFACENVGTLFLPTEKTIKGRRRWIGGSAKVEGVLHIDAGAAKAVWENGKSLLPVGVKSVKGTFKRGAVVALHDPNGNEIARGLCNYRSSELEKILGKPSDQIGELIGHCPYENVVHRDNLVLTRNGEFA; via the coding sequence ATGAACCAAGCTGAAAACGAGTATTTAGCGCACCGAAAATCTGCGATCCAGCGAGCACGTAGTGTCGTGGTGAAGGTGGGGACGAGGGTCCTCACCACCCCCAACGGCAAACTGGACCGGGATCGTATCGAGAAACTTTCGGCGCAACTTTGTCGCATCGCCGACACGGGGCGGCAAACCGTCATGGTCAGTAGCGGCGCGGTCGGCGCCGGCGTCGGCAAGCTGGGGCTGACGACGCGGCCCAAAGTCGTCTCGCAACTGCAGGCCGTTGCCGCGATTGGCCAAACCGACCTGATCCAGGCCTACGAATCGAGTATCGCCGCACGTGGCCGTCATGCCGCTCAAGTCTTATTGACTGCATCGGACCTTCGCCGCCGCAGCGCCTACCTGCACGTTCGAAATGCGCTAAGCCGCATCCATGAATATGGCGCGATCGCGATCGTCAACGAGAACGATTCGGTGGCGGTGCGTGAATTGACAACGACGTTTGGGGACAACGACCGGTTGGCCGCCCGTGTGGCCGGACTGCTGACCGACACATTGCTGATCATCCTTTCAGATATCGACGGGCTGTATGACGGGCCGCCGAATGATCCCAACAGCAAACGAATCGAATTGGTCCCACGCATCGACGATTCGATCCTCAGTCTTGCCAAAGACAAACTGAGCAATGTCAGCAAAGGGGGCATGACCAGCAAATTGGAAGCGGCAAAAATCGCCGCCTCCCACGGCCACACGGCGATCATCGCACCCGGGCATGACGACGCGGTGCTGGACAAGATTTTTGCATGTGAAAACGTGGGCACTCTTTTTCTGCCGACCGAAAAAACGATCAAGGGACGACGTCGCTGGATCGGAGGTTCGGCCAAAGTCGAAGGGGTTCTGCATATCGATGCCGGAGCAGCCAAGGCGGTCTGGGAGAATGGCAAAAGCCTTTTGCCCGTCGGCGTCAAATCGGTCAAGGGAACGTTCAAACGAGGAGCCGTGGTGGCGCTGCACGATCCCAACGGCAACGAGATCGCGCGTGGGCTTTGCAATTACCGCTCAAGCGAACTCGAAAAGATCCTAGGCAAACCGAGCGACCAAATCGGCGAGTTGATCGGCCACTGTCCCTACGAGAATGTGGTCCACCGCGACAACCTCGTGCTGACTCGCAACGGCGAGTTCGCGTAG
- a CDS encoding amidophosphoribosyltransferase, with product MSELHHECGVAAIYHLSGRGRSPLCTSDGPRHISRLLPRMLLDIQNRGQLAAGMTTFDPARPSILRTRKDVGTVTEVFRLNHRAKSESLMKHLAGRAAIGHVRYATCGQDDRSYAQPFERKHIHKRKWFSFCFNGQLANYGLLKERLLADGDHHLSLDTDTEIILHEFGRLLSQKPDRMEWIDVLREATASFDGAYSLALLTAEGEMIVARDPLGVKPMCYANEGPLFAAASESVALLNLGFSDDQIKSLAPGHAIIIHPETGFRIERFAEERSPAHCFFEWIYFANVASTLDDRSVYLSRTHLGEELARAERALGRVPLDCENTIIVPVPDTSKAAADAMAFELSIPCREGLIRNRYAGRTFIEGGGARKAKASAKYTPLREVLEGKTVILVEDSIVRSTTMNVLLDRIREVGGAKEIHVRVACPPIVAPCFYGIDMSTIDQLIAPKYFGINGELSDESQQRLADDLGADSLRYLPVDAIARAIGLPEEKLCRACVTGNYPTECGQHLYQIALDNRGSNIDSKRTYEQLAAALQQS from the coding sequence ATGAGCGAATTACATCACGAGTGTGGTGTTGCTGCCATTTACCACCTGTCGGGACGCGGCCGAAGCCCGCTGTGTACCTCCGATGGGCCACGCCACATCTCGCGGTTGTTGCCTCGAATGTTGCTGGATATCCAAAATCGAGGCCAATTGGCTGCCGGGATGACGACGTTTGATCCCGCACGTCCTTCGATTCTGAGAACCCGCAAGGACGTCGGTACGGTGACCGAAGTTTTTCGGTTGAATCACCGTGCTAAATCCGAATCCTTGATGAAACATTTGGCCGGACGCGCCGCGATCGGCCATGTTCGCTACGCCACCTGTGGCCAAGATGACCGCAGTTACGCTCAACCGTTCGAGCGAAAACATATTCACAAACGGAAATGGTTCAGTTTCTGTTTCAACGGCCAATTGGCCAACTACGGTCTGCTGAAAGAACGACTGCTCGCCGATGGCGATCATCATTTGTCGCTCGATACCGACACCGAAATCATCTTGCACGAATTCGGTCGTCTGTTGAGCCAAAAACCCGATCGAATGGAATGGATCGATGTGCTGCGTGAAGCCACGGCCAGTTTTGATGGGGCTTACAGTTTGGCGTTGTTGACCGCCGAAGGCGAGATGATCGTCGCGCGAGATCCATTGGGTGTCAAACCGATGTGTTACGCCAACGAAGGCCCATTGTTTGCCGCCGCCAGCGAAAGTGTGGCGCTGTTGAATCTGGGGTTCTCCGATGACCAAATCAAATCCTTGGCTCCTGGGCATGCGATCATCATCCATCCCGAAACGGGATTTCGGATCGAGCGTTTTGCCGAAGAAAGATCGCCCGCCCACTGCTTCTTTGAATGGATCTACTTTGCCAACGTCGCCAGCACGTTGGATGATCGAAGTGTCTATCTGAGCCGTACGCATCTCGGCGAAGAACTAGCTCGTGCCGAACGCGCCCTTGGTCGTGTGCCATTGGATTGTGAAAACACGATCATCGTTCCGGTGCCTGACACCAGCAAAGCGGCAGCCGACGCGATGGCGTTTGAGTTGTCGATCCCCTGCCGCGAAGGTTTGATTCGAAATCGCTATGCCGGCCGAACGTTTATCGAAGGTGGCGGCGCGCGAAAGGCCAAGGCATCAGCGAAATACACGCCGCTTCGCGAAGTGCTCGAAGGCAAAACGGTGATCTTGGTCGAAGACTCGATCGTCCGCAGTACCACGATGAACGTCTTGTTGGACCGAATCCGCGAAGTCGGCGGCGCCAAAGAGATCCATGTTCGTGTCGCCTGTCCGCCGATCGTCGCGCCCTGCTTCTACGGGATCGACATGAGTACGATCGATCAGTTGATCGCACCAAAATACTTTGGCATCAACGGCGAATTGAGCGACGAGTCCCAGCAGCGATTGGCCGATGATCTCGGAGCCGATTCGCTACGTTACCTGCCCGTCGACGCGATTGCGCGTGCGATTGGACTGCCCGAAGAAAAGTTGTGTCGTGCTTGTGTGACCGGAAATTACCCGACCGAATGCGGCCAACATCTTTACCAAATCGCGTTGGACAATCGCGGCAGCAACATCGATTCCAAGCGAACCTACGAACAGCTCGCCGCAGCATTGCAACAGAGCTAG
- a CDS encoding phosphotransferase, which produces MKLDPSLQSLVLRATSASGVSDAALIQSLWSGYGKILRVPLTFSDTDPSHPASVIVKHVSPPCEQQGSPGASHPRGWNTDQSHQRKVRSYDVEASWYREYSDRCDAACRVPACLLAESFDGQWVFVLEDLDASGFATRKSHLDRDGVFVVLAWLAHFHATFLCEPLEGLWPVGTYWHLATRRDEYQVMQSGKLKAAAAAIDARLNACRFQTAVHGDAKVANFCFSADGTRTAAVDFQYVGRGCGMKDVAYFLSSCISEAECERNESVYLDFYFRALRQSLASRNSTVDGDALESEWRAMYSFAWADFTRFLLGWCPGHHKLNRYSRRITEQVLAEC; this is translated from the coding sequence ATGAAACTTGATCCGTCACTTCAATCGCTTGTCCTACGGGCCACGTCCGCCAGCGGCGTGAGCGATGCGGCGCTGATTCAATCGCTGTGGAGCGGCTATGGCAAGATCCTTCGCGTCCCGTTGACGTTCAGCGACACCGATCCCTCGCACCCCGCATCGGTCATCGTCAAACATGTCTCGCCTCCATGCGAGCAGCAAGGTTCGCCGGGGGCCTCGCATCCTCGCGGCTGGAACACCGATCAATCGCACCAGCGAAAAGTTCGCTCCTACGACGTCGAGGCAAGCTGGTATCGCGAGTATAGCGATCGCTGTGACGCGGCCTGCCGCGTCCCTGCATGCTTGCTCGCCGAATCGTTCGATGGCCAGTGGGTGTTTGTGCTCGAAGACCTGGATGCATCCGGGTTCGCCACGCGGAAATCGCATCTTGATCGTGACGGCGTGTTTGTCGTGTTGGCATGGTTAGCCCACTTTCACGCAACGTTTCTGTGCGAACCGCTTGAGGGTTTGTGGCCGGTCGGGACGTATTGGCATCTGGCGACTCGCCGCGACGAATATCAAGTGATGCAGTCGGGGAAATTGAAAGCGGCCGCTGCGGCGATCGACGCCCGCTTAAACGCGTGTCGTTTTCAGACGGCGGTGCATGGAGACGCCAAGGTCGCCAACTTCTGTTTCTCGGCCGACGGGACGCGGACCGCCGCCGTTGACTTTCAGTATGTCGGCCGCGGTTGTGGCATGAAGGACGTCGCCTATTTTCTTAGCAGCTGCATCTCCGAAGCCGAATGTGAGCGTAATGAATCGGTCTACCTCGATTTCTATTTTCGAGCCTTGCGTCAATCGCTCGCGTCTCGAAACAGCACGGTCGATGGTGATGCGCTCGAATCCGAGTGGCGTGCGATGTATTCATTTGCCTGGGCCGACTTCACGCGGTTTTTACTCGGATGGTGCCCCGGGCATCACAAACTGAATCGTTACAGTCGACGCATCACTGAGCAAGTCCTGGCGGAGTGTTAG
- a CDS encoding FMN-binding protein: MPNLKLKTILTVLLLVCLSLPTAFGEDLVELMNGSTLTGKMLEIRKDAREFDFSSKFGQTAVTRTYSYASVHAVTFNGKRFVLTPKQATSEGETSTGGITRTPAELRKYIEQVGSTPPDWLASTDMNHPSSLDLDWPLKAPGKWDESKNIGQYIWGRVNPNVSRWKPGIKLVHHVMERHQRNPTLLKRDMEKLGEMYFTLLQDYPRAAYWLQKAKVSATTPTGIHLAECYWRLGSKPMAMEMLKGRSLHLNAIKLLGDMDEVDKAMALTASYANTNAFNEAFLNAGDALRGAGRLDEAIEYYQRVLDINKARNAEYLKRYQARAAESIEAIKLFDKADVSRVADGTYTAHSTGYNGQMNVEVTVADQKIRDVRVTKHSEKQFYSALTDTTTQIIDQQGIQDVDGTSGATITSQAIVSATARALAKGAN, from the coding sequence ATGCCAAACTTGAAATTGAAAACGATTTTGACTGTGTTGCTGTTGGTGTGTTTGTCGCTTCCGACCGCGTTTGGCGAGGATTTGGTCGAGCTTATGAACGGTTCCACCTTGACCGGCAAAATGCTCGAGATTCGTAAGGACGCACGCGAGTTTGATTTTTCGTCCAAGTTTGGTCAGACCGCAGTGACGCGAACCTACTCGTACGCCAGCGTGCATGCGGTCACGTTCAACGGCAAACGTTTTGTCTTGACTCCCAAGCAAGCGACGTCGGAAGGCGAGACATCCACTGGCGGGATCACTCGAACGCCCGCCGAACTGCGAAAGTACATTGAACAAGTCGGTAGCACTCCGCCCGATTGGCTCGCGTCGACTGACATGAACCACCCCTCCTCGCTCGATCTCGACTGGCCACTGAAGGCGCCAGGGAAATGGGACGAGTCTAAAAATATCGGGCAATACATTTGGGGCCGCGTCAATCCAAACGTCTCGCGTTGGAAACCGGGCATCAAGTTGGTGCATCATGTGATGGAACGTCATCAGCGTAACCCAACGCTGCTGAAACGTGACATGGAAAAACTCGGTGAGATGTACTTCACGTTGCTGCAAGATTACCCGCGTGCCGCCTATTGGTTGCAAAAAGCCAAGGTCTCGGCGACCACTCCGACCGGGATCCATCTGGCCGAATGTTATTGGCGTTTGGGCAGCAAGCCGATGGCAATGGAGATGCTGAAAGGCCGCAGTTTGCATCTCAACGCGATCAAGCTGCTGGGGGACATGGACGAAGTGGACAAGGCGATGGCGTTAACGGCAAGCTATGCCAACACGAACGCGTTTAACGAAGCCTTCCTGAACGCTGGCGATGCGCTGCGAGGTGCCGGACGACTGGACGAGGCGATTGAGTACTACCAGCGAGTGCTGGACATCAACAAGGCCCGCAATGCCGAGTATTTGAAGCGGTACCAAGCCCGAGCCGCCGAATCGATTGAGGCAATCAAGTTGTTTGACAAGGCCGATGTCAGCCGGGTTGCCGATGGAACGTACACCGCCCACAGCACGGGATACAACGGCCAGATGAATGTGGAGGTGACGGTGGCGGATCAGAAAATTCGCGACGTTCGCGTGACCAAACACAGCGAAAAACAGTTTTACTCGGCGCTGACGGATACGACGACCCAAATCATCGACCAGCAAGGAATCCAGGATGTCGATGGTACCTCGGGAGCGACGATCACATCGCAAGCGATCGTCAGCGCGACCGCTCGCGCATTGGCAAAGGGTGCAAATTAG